From the Isachenkonia alkalipeptolytica genome, one window contains:
- a CDS encoding DUF1751 domain-containing protein, which translates to MKIIKGLYIGILLFLNTALIGLELYKNTIRDQWAEGSVIGEEAYYQLQQLHGVTNFITLLLTFLILGGALGLVLWKKKELIKPQIIATLGISLLFYVTALITALITDAPRGNLSQHVHSMTGAVAVILIFLLISRYFNRNERKVRGLIH; encoded by the coding sequence TTGAAAATAATCAAAGGGTTGTACATCGGTATTTTGCTTTTTTTAAACACCGCTCTTATTGGCCTGGAGCTATATAAAAATACGATCCGGGACCAGTGGGCAGAGGGCTCCGTCATTGGGGAGGAAGCCTATTATCAACTGCAACAGCTCCATGGCGTTACGAACTTTATCACATTGTTGCTCACTTTCCTGATTCTGGGCGGCGCGTTGGGACTGGTGCTTTGGAAGAAGAAAGAGCTTATCAAACCCCAGATCATCGCCACCTTGGGCATCTCCCTACTCTTTTATGTTACAGCCCTGATTACGGCGCTGATCACCGACGCTCCCCGGGGAAATCTTTCTCAGCACGTTCATTCCATGACCGGAGCCGTGGCAGTCATCCTGATTTTTTTACTGATTTCCAGGTACTTTAATCGAAATGAGCGAAAAGTTCGCGGGTTGATACACTAA
- a CDS encoding alpha/beta fold hydrolase — translation MAVNRLESKYLTLEEGIEMHYVEKGEGDPMVLIPGLTFSWEIFNAQIHYFSKNYRVIAIDPRSQGLSTKTVHGNDYLTHGKDLAKLIEALELENILLVGWSTGNLDAWGYLKQYGTAKVQAVVTIDMSPRPLSPNADDWTEASIEELRTVVSEIFISPEGTRDFFSDYTKEVMLQQPPDPEELEFILDLSAKTPYYVCSALFTNAVFSDFTDTVKKVSENVPSLMFIAEHWADVAEPYMKKISPKTQNIVMGGHLMFYESPEKWNKALEKFLKEGK, via the coding sequence ATGGCAGTGAACAGGCTCGAAAGCAAGTATCTGACCTTGGAAGAAGGAATTGAGATGCACTACGTGGAAAAGGGGGAAGGGGATCCGATGGTGCTCATTCCCGGGTTAACCTTTTCCTGGGAGATTTTCAACGCACAAATCCATTATTTTTCAAAGAATTACCGGGTCATTGCCATCGATCCCAGAAGTCAGGGCTTATCCACCAAAACCGTGCATGGTAACGACTATTTAACCCACGGGAAGGACCTGGCAAAACTCATTGAAGCACTGGAACTGGAAAACATCCTATTGGTGGGATGGTCTACCGGAAATCTTGATGCCTGGGGGTATTTAAAGCAGTACGGTACCGCCAAAGTACAAGCCGTAGTTACCATTGATATGTCCCCAAGACCTTTGTCGCCGAATGCCGATGATTGGACGGAGGCCAGCATCGAAGAACTTCGTACCGTTGTATCCGAGATCTTCATCAGCCCGGAAGGAACAAGAGACTTCTTTTCCGACTACACCAAAGAAGTGATGCTACAGCAGCCTCCCGATCCCGAAGAGCTGGAATTTATTTTGGATCTTTCTGCGAAAACCCCTTACTACGTTTGCAGCGCCCTGTTTACCAATGCGGTTTTTTCAGATTTCACCGACACGGTAAAGAAGGTCTCGGAAAACGTCCCTTCTCTAATGTTTATTGCAGAGCATTGGGCGGATGTGGCAGAGCCCTATATGAAAAAGATCTCCCCGAAAACCCAAAACATCGTTATGGGCGGACATTTAATGTTTTATGAATCCCCGGAAAAATGGAATAAGGCGTTGGAAAAGTTTTTAAAGGAGGGGAAATAA
- a CDS encoding phosphoribosyl-AMP cyclohydrolase, whose protein sequence is MKVKAGKTKFKTTKKTITKQEVLDKQKAWGEGIVAIGKVYSAGGDYKTAAKEHIKHFYNYQEGSVLFKPTLAADKQFRRDFSGALSYFIGGDENYPEDHGFAIKPWCNVRWETVGIKIIGNTALTMGNYFFTSESAKEELKVEYSFAYTKNSRGELKIILHDSHLPCKHYESHEYS, encoded by the coding sequence ATGAAGGTTAAAGCAGGGAAAACGAAGTTCAAAACCACAAAAAAAACGATCACCAAGCAGGAAGTATTGGATAAGCAAAAGGCCTGGGGCGAGGGGATTGTGGCCATAGGAAAAGTATATTCCGCCGGCGGGGATTACAAAACCGCAGCGAAAGAACATATCAAACATTTTTACAATTATCAGGAAGGCAGCGTACTGTTTAAGCCCACACTGGCGGCGGACAAACAATTCAGAAGAGATTTTTCCGGGGCCCTATCCTACTTTATAGGAGGGGATGAAAATTACCCGGAAGATCACGGCTTCGCCATCAAACCCTGGTGTAACGTCCGATGGGAAACCGTCGGCATAAAAATCATCGGCAATACGGCCCTGACCATGGGAAATTACTTTTTCACCTCGGAATCGGCAAAGGAAGAGCTTAAGGTGGAATATTCCTTTGCCTATACGAAAAACAGCAGGGGGGAGTTGAAAATTATTCTCCATGACTCCCACTTGCCCTGTAAACATTACGAAAGTCACGAGTATTCTTGA
- a CDS encoding LTA synthase family protein, with amino-acid sequence MKEPKRYLLKLTLLMILPILVSEYLFRTRMIDVLQWIIENPILFLINLTLLVTLALMLGLIFRKLYRGVLFVFVLSMILGIVNANKVTLRNVPFQLNDLLLVRELLVLTSDLITPFSIALGILAIPVIYGLYRLIKKWFGDSPFSNRKTTALLAAAVCFGILLLGQGLYAEAYGPWQLGFIYSLPRAVVDEEPDTPMATDPKDLNELADRLLGEKDEREGAPPRELEDPHPNVIIFMSEAFWDINLLDGNFTPNPIENFENLREESIHGEVYVPVFGGGTANTEFEVLTGISLKTYPADWHVVYRHDIHEPVPSLASIFKEKGYRTEALHPFFQWYYQRDEVLPLLGFQHFTALEDLEDPPTLGPFVSDDYVTDRLIEQIEASEEPLFNYTLTMQNHAPYHAPRGEPVIDFDHYLNERQENMLQNYANGLYYSDQALKRLVDYLRDSDEPTLLLFFGDHLPMFGGDFDVYREMGFIDDETPEELKDDLRLHTVPYILWANYPLEKEEPPLQNATVLPLLVLEQAGMEKPLHLQLVREIHNRAPLIQNNHYTDGEGNRYDADSEEYQRIIEWYRIIRDELIEERR; translated from the coding sequence ATGAAAGAACCCAAGCGCTACCTGTTAAAATTGACGTTACTGATGATCCTTCCGATCCTTGTCAGTGAATATTTGTTTCGAACAAGAATGATCGATGTGCTGCAGTGGATCATCGAAAATCCCATTCTTTTTTTGATAAATCTTACCTTGCTGGTTACCCTGGCCCTGATGCTGGGTTTGATCTTCCGTAAACTCTATCGGGGAGTTTTGTTTGTTTTTGTCCTAAGTATGATCCTGGGCATTGTCAACGCCAATAAGGTCACCCTTAGAAATGTACCCTTTCAATTGAATGATCTTTTACTGGTTCGGGAGTTATTGGTCCTGACTTCGGATTTAATAACCCCCTTTTCCATCGCCCTTGGGATTTTGGCAATACCGGTGATTTATGGTTTATACCGGCTGATAAAGAAATGGTTCGGCGACAGTCCCTTCAGTAATAGGAAAACCACCGCCCTTTTGGCAGCGGCAGTGTGTTTCGGGATCTTACTGCTTGGACAGGGCCTTTACGCCGAGGCTTATGGACCCTGGCAACTGGGCTTTATCTATTCTCTTCCCAGAGCCGTGGTGGATGAGGAACCGGATACCCCAATGGCCACAGATCCCAAGGACCTAAATGAGCTGGCGGATCGATTGCTGGGGGAAAAGGATGAAAGGGAGGGTGCCCCGCCCCGGGAACTTGAGGACCCCCATCCCAACGTGATTATTTTCATGAGCGAAGCCTTTTGGGATATTAATCTGCTGGATGGGAACTTCACCCCGAACCCCATTGAAAACTTCGAGAACTTAAGAGAAGAAAGCATCCATGGAGAAGTGTACGTCCCGGTGTTTGGCGGAGGTACGGCGAATACGGAATTCGAGGTCTTAACCGGCATCAGTCTTAAAACCTACCCCGCGGACTGGCATGTGGTCTACCGCCATGATATCCACGAACCCGTGCCCTCTCTGGCTTCAATCTTTAAAGAAAAGGGGTACCGAACCGAAGCCCTGCATCCCTTCTTTCAGTGGTATTACCAAAGAGATGAGGTGCTTCCCCTGCTGGGATTCCAGCATTTTACCGCCCTGGAGGATTTAGAGGATCCCCCTACCTTAGGACCCTTTGTCTCCGATGATTATGTAACCGATCGGCTGATTGAACAAATCGAAGCCTCGGAGGAACCGCTTTTCAATTACACCTTGACCATGCAAAACCATGCCCCTTACCATGCACCCCGGGGGGAGCCGGTAATTGATTTCGACCACTACTTAAATGAACGCCAGGAAAACATGCTGCAAAACTATGCCAACGGCCTGTATTATTCCGATCAGGCCCTAAAACGACTGGTGGATTATCTGAGGGACTCCGACGAGCCGACGCTTTTGTTGTTTTTCGGAGATCACCTCCCGATGTTTGGCGGGGATTTCGATGTGTACCGGGAAATGGGCTTTATCGACGATGAAACCCCGGAGGAACTAAAGGATGATTTAAGGCTGCATACCGTCCCTTACATCCTTTGGGCGAACTATCCCTTGGAAAAAGAAGAGCCGCCTTTACAAAACGCTACGGTCCTGCCTCTATTAGTTCTGGAACAGGCCGGCATGGAAAAGCCCCTGCACTTGCAACTGGTACGGGAAATCCATAACCGGGCACCCTTAATCCAAAACAACCACTATACCGATGGGGAAGGCAACCGCTATGATGCTGACAGCGAAGAATACCAAAGGATTATTGAATGGTATCGGATAATTAGAGACGAATTGATCGAAGAACGGCGGTAA